The following are encoded together in the Streptomyces flavofungini genome:
- a CDS encoding TetR/AcrR family transcriptional regulator: MATKQRGRPRSFDRETALEKALRQFWEHGYEATSVADLTREMGIGAPSLYAAFGDKRTLFEEVLVRYADSYGAFGGRALAEESTARAAMERVLREAADSFTEPGYPHGCLVIHAATNCTTPEIEQTLRERRNANVGTFAARIQQGIDAGELAAGADAEDIARYVGAVFQGLSQQSRDGATREDLHAVVDLAMRAWPGA; encoded by the coding sequence ATGGCGACGAAACAGCGAGGCAGGCCGCGCTCCTTCGACCGCGAGACGGCGCTGGAGAAGGCCTTGCGCCAGTTCTGGGAGCACGGGTACGAGGCGACGTCCGTCGCCGACCTCACCCGCGAGATGGGCATCGGCGCCCCGAGCCTGTACGCGGCCTTCGGCGACAAGCGGACGCTCTTCGAGGAGGTCCTCGTGCGCTACGCGGACTCGTACGGAGCCTTCGGCGGGCGCGCCCTCGCCGAGGAGTCGACGGCCCGCGCCGCGATGGAGCGCGTCCTGCGCGAGGCCGCCGACTCCTTCACCGAGCCGGGGTACCCCCACGGCTGTCTCGTCATCCACGCGGCGACCAACTGCACCACGCCGGAGATCGAACAGACCCTGCGCGAGCGGCGCAACGCGAACGTCGGGACCTTCGCGGCCCGCATCCAGCAAGGCATCGACGCGGGCGAGCTCGCCGCCGGCGCCGACGCCGAGGACATCGCCCGCTATGTCGGCGCGGTCTTCCAGGGCCTGTCCCAGCAGTCCCGCGACGGCGCCACCAGGGAGGACCTGCACGCGGTTGTCGACCTGGCGATGCGCGCCTGGCCCGGGGCCTGA
- a CDS encoding extracellular solute-binding protein — MKRKLIAAIGVAGMLVSVAACGGDDKDGKKSGADGFKGETLTLWAMDGSTPDQWQKDVTAAFEKKTGAKLKFEVQQWNGIQQKLTTALSEENPPDVFEIGNTQTAAYAKTGGLAELGDLKETIGADWTESMNKASVIDGKQYAAPWFVLNRVVIYNKKVWADAGIKKTPKTRAEFLKNLKQIGEKTDAEPIYLPGQNWYHFVGLTIGEGAELVKKDGDKYVSNLDDPKVAAAMKTYKQFADLSKAPKNKDEATPQQAEVFAKGKTGAFIGMSWEAATAIKANKKIEKDIGYFTIPGATADKPEGVFLGGSNLAVAATSKKQELAKEFLKIALSDKFEGQFAKEGGTIPNKKSLESNLKGNAAAEAAAPAAAGGGTTPLIPEWGAVENPPNPLKNYMTAVLNGKSPADAAKQVEGELNKRLSQKQ; from the coding sequence GTGAAGCGCAAGCTCATAGCGGCTATCGGTGTCGCGGGCATGTTGGTCTCGGTCGCGGCGTGTGGCGGCGACGACAAGGACGGCAAGAAGTCCGGGGCGGACGGCTTCAAGGGCGAGACGCTGACGCTCTGGGCCATGGACGGCTCGACGCCGGACCAGTGGCAGAAGGACGTCACGGCCGCCTTCGAGAAGAAGACCGGCGCGAAGCTGAAGTTCGAGGTCCAGCAGTGGAACGGCATTCAGCAGAAGCTGACGACCGCCCTCTCCGAGGAGAACCCGCCGGACGTCTTCGAGATCGGCAACACCCAGACCGCCGCGTACGCCAAGACCGGCGGCCTCGCCGAGCTCGGTGACCTCAAGGAGACCATCGGCGCCGACTGGACCGAGTCGATGAACAAGGCCTCGGTCATCGACGGCAAGCAGTACGCCGCGCCGTGGTTCGTCCTCAACCGCGTCGTCATCTACAACAAGAAGGTCTGGGCCGACGCCGGCATCAAGAAGACCCCCAAGACCCGCGCCGAGTTCCTGAAGAACCTCAAGCAGATCGGCGAGAAGACCGACGCCGAGCCGATCTACCTGCCCGGCCAGAACTGGTACCACTTCGTCGGCCTGACCATCGGTGAGGGCGCCGAGCTGGTCAAGAAGGACGGCGACAAGTACGTCTCCAACCTCGACGACCCCAAGGTCGCCGCGGCCATGAAGACGTACAAGCAGTTCGCGGACCTCTCCAAGGCGCCGAAGAACAAGGACGAGGCCACCCCGCAGCAGGCCGAGGTCTTCGCCAAGGGCAAGACCGGCGCCTTCATCGGCATGAGCTGGGAGGCCGCGACCGCGATCAAGGCCAACAAGAAGATCGAGAAGGACATCGGCTACTTCACGATCCCCGGCGCCACCGCGGACAAGCCCGAGGGTGTCTTCCTCGGCGGCTCCAACCTCGCGGTCGCCGCGACCAGCAAGAAGCAGGAGCTCGCCAAGGAGTTCCTCAAGATCGCGCTGTCGGACAAGTTCGAGGGTCAGTTCGCCAAGGAAGGCGGCACGATCCCGAACAAGAAGTCCCTGGAGTCCAACCTCAAGGGCAACGCGGCCGCCGAGGCCGCCGCTCCCGCCGCCGCCGGCGGCGGCACCACGCCGCTGATCCCGGAGTGGGGCGCGGTCGAGAACCCGCCGAACCCGCTCAAGAACTACATGACCGCGGTGCTCAACGGTAAGTCGCCCGCCGACGCCGCCAAGCAGGTCGAGGGCGAGCTCAACAAGCGCCTGTCGCAGAAGCAGTAA
- a CDS encoding SDR family oxidoreductase: protein MTASTRTAETAAGLGEDEARAKRLAGKTALVTGGSRGIGRGIAERLAQDGARVAVHYGSNEAAAKETVSAIERAGGSAFAIGAELGVPGDAAALWAAFDAHADGLDILVNNAGIGTSLSFSDAEEDEHDRLFAVNVKAPFFITQLGAERLRDGGRVINISSGLSRAAVMPQIMTYAMTKGALDVFTQNLSKVLGARGITVNSVAPGIVDTDINAAWLRGEENKEAWAGAAAMSALGKVGTPQDIADVVAFLASEDGRWVTGHWLDATGGSLS from the coding sequence ATGACGGCAAGCACGCGGACCGCCGAGACAGCGGCGGGGCTCGGAGAGGACGAGGCGCGGGCGAAGCGGCTCGCGGGCAAGACCGCCCTGGTCACGGGTGGAAGCAGGGGCATCGGACGAGGGATCGCCGAGAGGCTGGCCCAGGACGGCGCGCGGGTCGCCGTGCACTACGGCAGCAATGAGGCAGCCGCGAAGGAGACGGTCTCGGCCATCGAGCGGGCGGGCGGCTCCGCGTTCGCGATCGGCGCCGAGCTGGGCGTGCCGGGCGACGCGGCGGCGCTGTGGGCGGCGTTCGACGCGCACGCGGACGGCCTGGACATCCTGGTGAACAACGCCGGGATCGGCACGTCGCTGTCGTTCTCGGATGCCGAGGAGGACGAGCACGACCGGCTGTTCGCGGTGAACGTCAAGGCGCCGTTCTTCATCACCCAGCTCGGCGCGGAGCGGCTGCGGGACGGCGGGCGCGTCATCAACATCTCGTCCGGCCTCTCCCGCGCCGCCGTGATGCCGCAGATCATGACGTACGCGATGACCAAGGGCGCCTTGGACGTCTTCACGCAGAACTTGTCGAAGGTGCTCGGCGCCCGCGGCATCACGGTCAACTCGGTGGCCCCGGGCATCGTGGACACGGACATCAACGCCGCCTGGCTGCGCGGCGAGGAGAACAAGGAAGCGTGGGCGGGCGCGGCGGCCATGTCAGCTCTCGGCAAGGTGGGGACACCACAGGACATAGCCGACGTGGTCGCGTTCCTCGCCTCGGAGGACGGGCGGTGGGTGACCGGGCACTGGCTGGACGCGACGGGAGGTTCGCTCAGCTGA
- a CDS encoding carbohydrate ABC transporter permease: MTVQKTERPPSGPTEVQTLDGGSRPKGPVGSARRLAGLTPYLLLAPAIIATLLLLGWPLVNNGILSFQNLNMRQFILRLTEWNGIDNYKEILTGEDFWRVTGRSVVFTAVNVVLIMVLGTLVGLLLARLGRKMRTFLLVGLVLAWAMPVVAASTVYQWLFAQRFGVVNWVLAKIGFESMADHDWLATQYSTFFVVLLLIVWMSIPFVAINLYAATTTIPAELYEAAALDGAGAWKQFTQVTLPYLRPFLYATTFLEIIWVFKAFVQVFTINEGGPNRLTEILPVYAYIEGMGNQHFGMGAAIALLTILILLAITSFYLRIVLKQEEDEL, from the coding sequence ATGACCGTGCAGAAGACCGAACGGCCGCCCTCCGGCCCGACGGAGGTGCAGACACTGGACGGCGGGTCACGACCAAAGGGCCCGGTCGGGTCCGCAAGGCGTCTCGCCGGCCTCACGCCCTATCTGCTTCTTGCCCCCGCGATCATCGCCACCCTGCTGCTGCTCGGCTGGCCACTGGTCAACAACGGGATCCTGTCGTTCCAGAACCTCAACATGAGGCAGTTCATCCTGCGCCTCACTGAGTGGAACGGAATCGACAACTACAAGGAGATCCTCACCGGCGAGGACTTCTGGCGGGTCACCGGCCGCTCGGTCGTCTTCACCGCCGTCAACGTCGTGCTGATCATGGTCCTCGGCACCCTGGTCGGACTGCTCCTCGCCCGCCTCGGTCGGAAGATGCGCACGTTCCTCCTGGTCGGCCTCGTGCTCGCCTGGGCGATGCCCGTCGTCGCGGCGAGCACCGTCTACCAGTGGCTGTTCGCGCAGCGCTTCGGCGTCGTCAACTGGGTGCTCGCCAAGATCGGCTTCGAGTCGATGGCCGACCACGACTGGCTGGCCACGCAGTACTCGACCTTCTTCGTGGTCCTGCTGCTCATCGTCTGGATGTCCATCCCCTTCGTGGCGATCAACCTGTACGCCGCCACGACGACCATTCCCGCGGAGCTGTACGAGGCCGCGGCGCTGGACGGCGCGGGGGCCTGGAAGCAGTTCACCCAGGTGACGCTGCCGTATCTGCGGCCCTTCCTCTACGCCACGACGTTCCTGGAGATCATCTGGGTATTCAAGGCGTTCGTGCAGGTCTTCACGATCAACGAGGGCGGCCCCAACCGGCTCACCGAGATCCTGCCTGTCTACGCCTACATCGAGGGCATGGGCAACCAGCACTTCGGCATGGGTGCCGCGATCGCGCTGCTCACCATCCTCATCCTGCTGGCCATCACCTCGTTCTACCTGCGAATCGTGCTCAAGCAAGAGGAGGACGAGCTGTGA
- a CDS encoding SIS domain-containing protein, with the protein MTVMSSSPYSEQPGRIMSREMAEQPEVLRRLLDTGAPAIRETARQVAARSPRFVLLTARGTSDHAALYAKYLLEVRLGLPCGLTSMSTTTAYGAKPDLRDVLVVTVSQSGGSPDLVASTQAAREAGAITLAVTNNPDSPLAAVSEHHIDILAGPEKALPATKTYTASLLALYLFVEGLRDGEGAAAGPLPDLAADLLARQPEIRTLAARYRFAERMVITSRGYGYPTAKEAALKLMETSYIPALAYSGADLLHGPLAMVDNISPVIAVVPDGRGGEALQPVLDRLRGRGADLVVIGPKPQVEQASAGFALPTDGVPEEVQPILEIIPLQLLAYEVTIARGQDPDAPRALAKVTETR; encoded by the coding sequence ATGACTGTGATGTCGTCCTCCCCTTACAGCGAGCAGCCCGGCCGCATCATGTCCCGTGAGATGGCCGAACAGCCCGAGGTCTTGCGGCGGCTCCTCGACACCGGTGCCCCGGCGATCCGCGAGACCGCCCGACAGGTGGCCGCGCGAAGCCCCCGCTTCGTCCTCCTCACCGCCCGCGGTACCTCCGACCACGCCGCCCTCTACGCCAAGTACCTCCTCGAAGTCCGCCTCGGCCTGCCCTGCGGCCTCACCTCCATGTCCACGACCACGGCCTACGGCGCCAAGCCCGACCTCCGCGACGTCCTCGTCGTCACCGTGAGCCAGTCCGGTGGCTCACCCGACCTCGTCGCCTCCACCCAGGCCGCCCGCGAGGCCGGCGCCATCACCCTCGCGGTCACCAACAACCCCGACTCCCCGCTCGCCGCCGTCTCCGAGCATCACATCGACATCCTCGCGGGCCCGGAGAAGGCCCTTCCGGCCACGAAGACCTACACGGCGTCCCTGCTCGCCCTCTACCTCTTCGTCGAGGGCCTGCGCGACGGTGAGGGCGCCGCCGCGGGCCCGCTGCCCGACCTCGCCGCCGACCTCCTGGCCCGGCAACCGGAGATCCGGACCCTCGCCGCCCGCTACCGCTTCGCCGAACGCATGGTGATCACCTCTCGCGGCTACGGCTACCCCACGGCCAAGGAAGCCGCCCTGAAGCTGATGGAGACCAGCTACATCCCCGCTCTGGCCTACTCCGGAGCCGACCTTCTGCACGGCCCCCTCGCCATGGTCGACAACATCTCGCCGGTCATCGCCGTCGTGCCGGACGGTAGGGGAGGGGAGGCGCTCCAGCCCGTCCTCGACCGGCTGCGCGGACGCGGCGCCGACCTCGTGGTCATCGGACCCAAGCCCCAGGTGGAGCAGGCCTCCGCTGGATTCGCCCTGCCGACGGACGGCGTCCCCGAGGAGGTCCAGCCCATTCTGGAGATCATCCCCCTCCAACTCCTCGCGTACGAGGTGACGATCGCCCGTGGCCAGGACCCGGACGCGCCCAGGGCCCTCGCCAAGGTGACGGAGACGAGGTGA
- a CDS encoding glycoside hydrolase family 3 protein yields MTSSFTSGAPDTLTRDALTVLQPGFGGTTAPDWLLRRIGEGLASVGLFGRNIQTPEQVAALTAQLRAEREDIVVAIDEESGDVTRLEVRTGSSFPGNHALGAVDDVALTRGVAAELGRRLAECGVTFNWAPSADVNSDPGNPVIGVRSFGSDPDLVARHTGAYIEGMQSAGVAACAKHFPGHGDTAVDSHHAVPHIDVDADVLNARELIPFRAAIAAGTRAVMSAHISVPALDPELPGTLSRRILTDLLRGELGFDGLIVTDGIEMRAISGTYGIERGTVLAVAAGCDAICVGGGLHDELTVLRLRDALVSAVRAGELPEERLADAAARVRALADWASAARAAGAGGAADPEIGLRAARRAVTVTHSESSAGALTEAPYVAAFTPLANIAVGDETPWGVAAELARRLPGTETGSFSGDDAGAKALAAAGSRRVVAVVRDAHRHPWMSAAVDHLLTARPDTVVVEMGVPQSKPSGSLHIATYGAARVCGQAAAEVLTGA; encoded by the coding sequence ATGACCTCCAGCTTCACCTCCGGCGCCCCGGACACCCTGACCCGCGACGCCCTGACCGTCCTCCAGCCCGGCTTCGGCGGCACCACCGCCCCCGACTGGCTGCTGCGCCGCATCGGCGAGGGTCTCGCCTCCGTGGGCCTGTTCGGGCGCAACATCCAGACCCCCGAGCAGGTCGCCGCGCTCACCGCCCAGCTGCGGGCCGAGCGCGAGGACATCGTCGTCGCCATCGACGAGGAGAGCGGCGACGTCACCCGCCTGGAGGTGCGCACCGGCTCCTCCTTCCCCGGCAACCACGCGCTCGGCGCCGTGGACGACGTCGCCCTCACCCGGGGCGTCGCCGCGGAGCTCGGCCGCCGCCTCGCCGAGTGCGGCGTCACCTTCAACTGGGCGCCGTCCGCCGACGTCAACTCCGACCCCGGCAACCCGGTCATCGGCGTACGCTCCTTCGGCTCCGACCCGGACCTGGTGGCCCGGCACACCGGCGCCTACATCGAGGGCATGCAGTCCGCCGGCGTCGCCGCCTGCGCCAAGCACTTCCCCGGCCACGGCGACACCGCGGTCGACTCGCACCACGCGGTGCCGCACATCGACGTCGACGCGGACGTCCTGAACGCCCGCGAACTCATCCCGTTCCGGGCCGCGATCGCCGCCGGTACGCGCGCGGTGATGAGCGCCCACATCAGCGTCCCCGCGCTCGACCCGGAACTGCCGGGCACCCTGTCCCGGCGCATCCTCACCGACCTGCTCCGCGGCGAACTCGGCTTCGACGGCCTGATCGTCACCGACGGCATCGAGATGCGGGCCATCTCCGGGACCTACGGCATCGAGCGCGGCACCGTCCTCGCCGTCGCCGCGGGCTGCGACGCGATCTGCGTCGGCGGCGGCCTGCACGACGAACTCACCGTCCTGCGGCTGCGCGACGCCCTCGTGTCCGCGGTCCGCGCGGGCGAACTCCCCGAGGAGCGTCTCGCCGACGCCGCCGCCCGGGTGCGGGCGCTCGCCGACTGGGCCTCGGCCGCGCGCGCGGCCGGTGCGGGAGGTGCGGCGGACCCGGAGATCGGCCTGCGCGCGGCCCGCCGCGCCGTGACGGTCACCCACAGCGAGTCCTCCGCGGGCGCGCTCACCGAGGCGCCCTACGTCGCCGCCTTCACCCCCCTGGCCAACATCGCCGTCGGCGACGAGACCCCGTGGGGTGTCGCCGCCGAGCTGGCCCGCCGTCTGCCCGGCACGGAGACCGGATCCTTCAGCGGCGACGACGCGGGCGCGAAGGCCCTCGCGGCCGCGGGCTCCCGCCGCGTGGTCGCCGTCGTCCGCGACGCCCACCGCCACCCGTGGATGTCCGCCGCCGTCGACCACCTCCTCACCGCCCGCCCCGACACCGTCGTCGTCGAGATGGGCGTACCCCAGTCCAAGCCGTCTGGCTCCCTGCACATCGCCACGTACGGCGCCGCGCGGGTGTGCGGACAGGCCGCGGCGGAGGTGCTGACCGGGGCGTGA
- a CDS encoding GntR family transcriptional regulator, with the protein MGTEAGSTQAGAGTSVTGKAPVTGTPAAATTADGSGPGKSVRPARVPKYYRLKRHLLDMTETLPPGTPVPPERTLAAEFDTSRTTVRQALQELVVEGRLERIQGKGTFVAKPKVSQALQLTSYTEDMRAQGLEPTSQLLDIGYITADDTLAGLLDIATGGRVLRIERLRLASGEPMAIETTHLSAKRFPALRRSLVKYTSLYTALAEVYDVHLAEAEETIETSLATPREAGLLGTDVGLPMLMLSRHSLDGQGQPVEWVRSVYRGDRYKFVARLKRPQD; encoded by the coding sequence ATGGGCACAGAGGCGGGCAGTACCCAGGCCGGGGCGGGCACGTCCGTGACGGGCAAGGCGCCCGTGACCGGGACCCCGGCCGCCGCCACGACGGCGGACGGCTCGGGCCCCGGCAAGTCGGTGCGTCCGGCGCGGGTGCCCAAGTACTACCGCCTGAAGCGGCACTTGCTCGACATGACCGAGACCCTGCCGCCCGGCACCCCGGTCCCGCCCGAGCGCACCCTCGCCGCCGAGTTCGACACCTCGCGCACGACCGTGCGCCAGGCCCTGCAGGAGCTGGTCGTCGAGGGCCGCCTGGAGCGGATCCAGGGCAAGGGCACGTTCGTGGCCAAGCCGAAGGTCTCGCAGGCGCTCCAACTCACCTCGTACACCGAGGACATGCGGGCCCAGGGCCTGGAGCCGACCTCCCAGCTCCTCGACATCGGCTACATCACCGCCGACGACACCCTCGCCGGCCTCCTCGACATCGCCACCGGCGGCCGCGTCCTGCGCATCGAGCGGCTGCGCCTGGCCAGCGGCGAGCCGATGGCCATCGAGACCACGCACCTGTCGGCCAAGCGCTTCCCCGCGCTCAGACGCTCCCTGGTGAAGTACACCTCGCTCTACACCGCGCTCGCCGAGGTCTACGACGTGCACCTCGCCGAGGCCGAGGAGACCATCGAGACCTCCCTCGCCACCCCGCGCGAGGCCGGCCTGCTCGGCACCGACGTCGGCCTGCCCATGCTGATGCTGTCGCGGCACTCCCTCGACGGCCAGGGCCAGCCGGTGGAGTGGGTGCGGTCGGTGTACCGGGGCGACCGGTACAAGTTCGTGGCCCGCCTCAAGCGGCCGCAGGACTGA
- the nagB gene encoding glucosamine-6-phosphate deaminase: protein MEVVIVPDAKAGGELIAEAMAALVRRKSDALLGVATGSTPLPIYEALAEKVRAGEVDASRARICQLDEYVGLPVGHPESYRSVVLREVVAPLGLDESAFMGPDGSAEDVQGACEAYDRALAEAGGVDLQLLGIGTDGHIGFNEPCSSLASRTRIKTLTEQTRVDNARFFDGDIDQVPHHVITQGIGTILEARHLVLLATGEGKADAVAATVEGPVASVVPASALQLHPHATVVVDEAAASKLKLADYFRHTYANKPAWQGL, encoded by the coding sequence GTGGAAGTTGTCATCGTCCCGGACGCCAAGGCAGGCGGCGAGCTCATCGCGGAGGCCATGGCCGCCCTCGTGCGCCGCAAGTCCGACGCCCTGCTCGGTGTCGCCACCGGCTCGACCCCGCTGCCCATCTACGAGGCGCTGGCGGAGAAGGTCCGCGCGGGTGAGGTGGACGCGTCGCGGGCCCGCATCTGCCAGCTCGACGAGTACGTGGGACTGCCGGTCGGGCACCCGGAGTCGTACCGCTCGGTGGTGCTGCGAGAGGTCGTGGCGCCGCTCGGCCTCGACGAGTCCGCGTTCATGGGGCCGGACGGCAGTGCCGAGGACGTGCAGGGCGCGTGTGAGGCGTACGACCGGGCGCTGGCGGAGGCGGGCGGTGTCGACCTGCAGCTGCTGGGAATCGGTACGGACGGGCACATCGGGTTCAACGAGCCCTGCTCGTCGCTGGCCTCGCGGACGCGGATCAAGACGCTGACCGAGCAGACCCGGGTGGACAACGCGCGGTTCTTCGACGGTGACATCGACCAGGTCCCGCACCACGTCATCACGCAGGGCATCGGCACGATCCTGGAGGCCCGCCACCTGGTGCTGCTCGCCACGGGCGAGGGCAAGGCCGACGCCGTGGCGGCGACGGTCGAAGGTCCGGTGGCCTCCGTGGTCCCGGCATCGGCGCTCCAGTTGCACCCGCACGCGACGGTGGTCGTGGACGAGGCGGCGGCGTCCAAGCTGAAGCTGGCGGACTACTTCCGGCACACGTACGCCAACAAGCCGGCGTGGCAGGGGCTGTAG
- a CDS encoding carbohydrate ABC transporter permease — MKRSLMGRLWPNLAAVVIFVFCVFPVYWMFATAFKPTGDIIAEDPVWFPTDATLEHFRTAMDADHFWTMVGNSLTVTILAVVFSLIIGVTAAFALARMRFKGRRGFIIGFMLAQMAPWEVMVIAIYIIVRDADMLNSLIPLTLFYMVMILPFTLLTLRGFVAAVPKELEESAMVDGCTRMQAFRRVILPLLAPGLMSTSLFGFITAWNEFPLVLVLNKEAESKTLPVWVSSFQTAFGDDWGATMAAASLFAIPILILFVFLQRRAVAGLTDGAVKG, encoded by the coding sequence GTGAAGCGCTCGCTGATGGGCCGGCTGTGGCCCAACCTGGCCGCTGTCGTCATCTTCGTCTTCTGCGTCTTCCCCGTGTACTGGATGTTCGCGACGGCCTTCAAGCCGACCGGCGACATCATCGCCGAGGACCCGGTCTGGTTCCCGACCGACGCCACCCTTGAGCACTTCAGGACGGCGATGGACGCCGACCACTTCTGGACCATGGTCGGCAACTCCCTCACCGTGACGATCCTCGCGGTCGTCTTCTCCCTCATCATCGGCGTGACCGCGGCGTTCGCCCTCGCCCGCATGCGCTTCAAGGGGCGGCGCGGCTTCATCATCGGCTTCATGCTCGCGCAGATGGCGCCGTGGGAAGTCATGGTCATCGCGATCTACATCATCGTGCGCGACGCGGACATGCTGAACAGCCTGATCCCGCTGACCCTCTTCTACATGGTGATGATCCTGCCCTTCACCCTCCTCACGCTCCGCGGCTTCGTCGCCGCGGTGCCCAAGGAACTGGAGGAGTCCGCCATGGTCGACGGCTGCACCCGCATGCAGGCCTTCCGCCGGGTGATCCTGCCGTTGCTCGCGCCGGGCCTGATGTCGACCTCGCTCTTCGGCTTCATCACCGCCTGGAACGAGTTCCCGCTGGTCCTCGTGCTCAACAAGGAAGCCGAGTCCAAGACCCTGCCGGTGTGGGTCTCCAGCTTCCAGACCGCGTTCGGCGACGACTGGGGCGCCACCATGGCCGCGGCCTCGCTGTTCGCCATCCCGATCCTGATCCTCTTCGTCTTCCTGCAGCGCAGGGCCGTGGCCGGTCTGACCGACGGCGCCGTGAAGGGCTAA